ATACACAAACTGCACTGAAATAGACTGTAATACGCAGCAAATTCCCAAGTCACATCatgcaaacataaaaaatgaaatctttgaagctccacacaacacaacacagatcaaaacagagcaattcAATACAACGATAAAAGCTTTCTTACTAATAGTGTAACATTATTATAGAGCTGTTGTATCACACCCAAATCAAGAGGAACGGatcattcattaaaaaaaataagtttatattAAATCTTCGAAGCTTCACACAGCACAATACAGatcaaaacatagcaattcaatacaaagacaaaaagctttCTTACAAATAGTGTTAAATTACTACAGAACTGTTGTATCAGACCAAGTCACGATGAACAGAGCATTTGTTATAGAAATTGAGTGAGATTATACCACGGATTGGATTCAATTATGATCTGATTAGGATCTCCAAAGTCTAAAAGTTGTTAATTTGGCCATAATTGGTGAAATTGTAATTGAGATCAAATGGGGAGAAACATcacaaacaacatcaacaaaGAAACGATTCAGAGCAGAATTGAACACAGAAGTGCAAAAGTATCAGAAACCCCAATTCATAGATGcgaaaaaagaaaccaaatttacCAGGAATTGGAGCTAGGAAGCTGAGGATATGCATAAGGCAACCATCGTCAAGATTGTTAAGAGACGTGAGGGAATCATCAGATTTAATTCGTCTCTTCATCCTCGGTAGAACTATTCTCTTTGGAGGCCTCTCCTTGTTGAGCTTTGTTGAGATCTCATGAATCTCCATGGCCGCTTTAGGAAGCACGAGCCCTTTGTCGTCGCCGTAGTTCGTTAATATCAGCCGACTCAATTACCAAACTGACGTCATCTCGACATTGTTTATATGTCCGGTCCAATTAAAAACATTACTTACTTCGGTTAAgattgttttgctttttcttttttcaatgtttttgtatattactaaaaaaaaatctatgtaaaaattataaaaatggtCATGaatacttttcttttggttggCAAAATTTCATGATTATGAATGGATTACAAAACTTAGTTAAATTATGTAAGTACTAatcaaagtctttttttttttaatgatttttggagtttttcttaaaagtaaaattGAGAACAAATAGAGAAATCGTAATCGTTGGTTGTTTAATGCAATGGACTGTCCAGATGTAGTTTGATGAGGCCAATAAGAAAAATAGGAAAGGCCCAAAGCACACTCTCTcttgtgtgttgtgtgtgaCAAGACAAATTCATACAAACCTTTCTCTCTACCCAGTCTCTTCTTCTAAACTGCAAAACTCTCTCGAATCGACAGAGGAAAAATGGAGGTGAAAATGGCCGAAGAAGGGTGCTGTGAAAATGGTGAGTCGAAGGTTAACGAAGGAACCCACTGCATTTGGAAGACTGTGGACGACGGAGGGGTCGAAAGCAAGAGGTTTTACTTGGCTCGCACGACAGCTTTTGAGATGCTTCGCGACAGAGGCTACGAAGTTAATGAAGccgagctctctctctctctttctgagTTTCGTTCTGTTTTTGGTGAGAAGCCAGACTTTGAACGCCTCCGTATCTGTGTGGCTCTTCGCTCAGATCCAAGGAAAAAGGTTTcagctttttatatttttcacctCTTTTTTTCGATTTGGGTCAGTTTTTGGTTTGAAATAGATGAAAATCTGAAAAAGTCATCAACttttttcgattttgggttCTAACACCTTCAAATAGGGGGGAAATGTGCAAAAGGCTTAAACTTTTCTCGGTTTTTGGGTCTACAGCTTGAGTTTGCTTCGACttttttcgatttagggtttaacTTTGGTTTGGGTTTGACTTCAAAGAGATGAAATTTTGCAAAAGGTTTCAACTTTTTGGTTCTATGACACTTTTAAACGTATGAGGATCATACTAGTGAGAAGCTATAGGGGTTAATTAGAgctctttttacttttatttgtgCACGGAAGTAAGGGGAAATGATGTCTCTCCATTGATGTATGTTTTGCATTTCGTCTTGTTCTGTTGAGTTTAGAGCTTTTGGTAAATGTTTTGGAAAAGCTGAAAGGACTAATGGCATACCCATTTTTCCCTCGGGGACCAAGAAAATTTGTTATAGCAGTCAGATTCCTCACATGGTGCTCGTGTATGTATCCAATGGGAGGTTGCTATAACTTTATAATAAGAAATGATTGCAgcattttagggtttaggtgtCATTAAAACGTTATGTTTGTATAGTTAGTTGAGATGAGAATGTAACCTCATGCTTTATCTGTTTTTCATTGAGGTTATTGAATTGGTTTTATGCAGATCCTTGTTGTGTTCATGGAATCTGAACCAATCACCGTGAAAACAGTTCGTGCCATTCATAGTCAGATTTCCAACAATGTAGGCGTGCGTGCTATGATTCTGATTTTACAGGGCAAAATGAACCACTTTGCCCAGAAGGAATTGACAACCTTCCCTTTTCCAGTTGAGACTTTCCCGGTAAGTAGTTATGGGTAAGCAGTTATGAGTTATCCATTCTCCTACATGATGAGACATTATAGCCCGGATCGTCTTGAATGGTATCCTATTGAGGGTCATGAA
The Camelina sativa cultivar DH55 chromosome 6, Cs, whole genome shotgun sequence genome window above contains:
- the LOC104791719 gene encoding DNA-directed RNA polymerase V subunit 5C; the encoded protein is MEVKMAEEGCCENGESKVNEGTHCIWKTVDDGGVESKRFYLARTTAFEMLRDRGYEVNEAELSLSLSEFRSVFGEKPDFERLRICVALRSDPRKKILVVFMESEPITVKTVRAIHSQISNNVGVRAMILILQGKMNHFAQKELTTFPFPVETFPIGD